A genomic segment from Nicotiana sylvestris chromosome 1, ASM39365v2, whole genome shotgun sequence encodes:
- the LOC104240311 gene encoding probable receptor-like protein kinase At5g18500, protein MASNLKEDLSQKTAVFGLKVWQLIGILVGIFIVVILLLLTLYLTFRRKSKRATDNLPISQIPTVSKEIKEVRVEQVSTNEFAPRDGILLTIHDKTSDKESDKVLVHLGMGKKNGDNSSQSGSFHHVDKDCCGSQSGEEGSSCKTAYKAYNSHPIAAPSPLTGLPEFSHLGWGHWFTLRDLEVATSRFSKENILGEGGYGIVYRGNLINGTPVAIKKLLNNLGQAEKEFQVEVEAIGHVRHKNLVRLLGYCIEGTHRMLVYEYVNNGNLEQWLHGAMRHHGYLTWEARMKVLLGTAKALAYLHENIEPKVVHRDIKSSNILIDDDFNAKVSDFGLAKLLGEGKSHITTRVMGTFGYVAPEYANTGLLNEKSDVYSFGVVLLEAITGRDPVDYGRPAQEVNLVDWLKMMVGSRRSEEVVDPNIESKPPTRALKRALLTALRCVDPDSDKRPKMSQVVRMLESEEYPIPREDRRQRRAQAGNAESESQNYDTDKSDNPDSRSESRRNHKV, encoded by the exons ATGGCTTCTAATCTAAAGGAGGATTTATCGCAAAAAACTGCTGTGTTTGGTCTCAAGGTCTGGCAATTGATTGGAATCCTTGTTGGGATTTTCATAGTGGTCATCCTCTTATTGTTAACATTGTATCTCACTTTCCGGAGGAAGTCAAAAAGAGCTACGGACAATCTCCCTATTAGCCAAATACCTACTGTTTCTAAGGAAATTAAAGAAGTTCGGGTTGAGCAAGTATCTACAAACGAATTTGCTCCACGTGATGGAATTCTTCTCACTATTCATGACAAAACCAGTGATAAAGAATCAGACAAGGTTTTGGTTCATCTTGGAATGGGGAAAAAGAACGGCGATAACAGCAGTCAATCGGGTTCCTTCCATCATGTCGATAAGGACTGTTGTGGGTCACAATCAGGAGAAGAAGGGAGTTCATGCAAAACTGCATATAAAGCTTATAATTCACATCCAATAGCTGCTCCTTCTCCTCTAACCGGATTACCTGAATTTTCTCACTTGGGTTGGGGCCACTGGTTTACATTGAGAGATCTTGAGGTTGCAACAAGCCGGTTCTCAAAGGAGAATATTCTTGGTGAGGGTGGATATGGCATTGTCTACAGGGGAAATTTGATTAATGGAACACCCGTAGCTATTAAGAAGCTCCTAAACAATCT AGGTCAAGCAGAGAAAGAGTTCCAAGTGGAGGTTGAAGCCATTGGCCACGTGCGTCACAAAAATTTGGTTCGCCTTCTAGGATACTGCATTGAAGGAACTCACAG GATGCTGGTTTACGAGTATGTCAACAATGGCAATTTGGAACAGTGGCTTCATGGAGCCATGCGACATCATGGGTATCTCACTTGGGAGGCTAGGATGAAGGTTCTCCTTGGGACAGCTAAAGC TCTTGCCTATTTGCATGAGAATATTGAGCCCAAAGTTGTTCATCGAGACATAAAATCAAGTAATATATTGATTGATGATGACTTCAATGCTAAGGTCTCTGATTTTGGTCTTGCCAAACTGCTTGGTGAGGGCAAAAGTCACATCACAACTCGAGTCATGGGTACCTTTGG GTATGTGGCTCCTGAATATGCAAATACTGGTCTCTTAAACGAAAAGAGTGATGTTTATAGCTTTGGGGTTGTGCTGTTAGAAGCAATCACTGGAAGAGATCCCGTGGACTATGGCCGGCCTGCCCAAGAG GTGAATCTTGTTGACTGGTTGAAAATGATGGTTGGAAGCAGGCGCTCAGAGGAAGTAGTAGATCCAAATATTGAATCAAAGCCTCCAACAAGAGCTCTCAAAAGAGCCCTTCTGACTGCTCTGAGATGTGTTGATCCAGATTCTGACAAGAGACCAAAGATGAGCCAAGTTGTTCGTATGCTTGAATCAGAGGAATATCCCATACCAAGAGAG